The window AAATACATTTCACTTCTTCAACTTGTGACACAGTGCAAAGATACCAAGAGTTTGGATTTTGATCCTTGCTTAGCAAGGAATTCTTTTCTTCAGTAGAAACAATgatggaataataaaaaaatctttgtcaccaaTTCAAAATGAAATACATAAATTAGATACAACACAAACTTCTATTAAAATTCTTTCCTAAAGTATATCTTTGTCAATCAAAACATTGGTTTAATATAAGTAGTTTTAGatcaagaataattttttttttgttttccacggtatcccccaacccaaCAGGTCAATGACTAATCTGTCGCGAATCTGAGCTCTATTTAAGGGTCTGTCGCTGGCCAATAGGTTGTTGCATGcacctttaaattttattttttactttattaataATTTACATTGACAATATCTAGTATTCAAgtaattctataatttttttcttttattggttGCCCATGATATCCCCAATCCGATAGGACAATGACTAATACGTCGCGAATCTGAGTTTCATTTAAGGGTCTATCACTGACCAATGAATTGTTGCATGCATAAGGCGAGACTCAAACACACTTAAGCCGACGAGTGAGTTAACTATTCGACTAACCCAAATTGGTTAGTACTTAGTAAtaattctataagagaaatttttggggccaacaatttttaatatttttttgccatcatttgattagtataaatactaaattatttttaacaaataaattttatttatttatgtgtaCAAATTCTAAAAAATGTGAGTGCAAAATGTATAAATATAGGTATAAATTATGCTTTGTAGAATCAGATCTACTATCACAAGTTATCATGCTGTATGAACTAGATGAAGCTTGATTCTCATGTTTTCTACATTCTTCCAGCCTCCATTACGACCCTTAGTTTTAGGTGGCGATCACTCAATATCATATCCAGTTGTTCGAGCCGTCTCTGAAAAACTTGGAGGACCAGTTGATATTCTTCATCTTGATGCACATCCTGATATCTATCATTGTTTTGAAGGAAACAAGTATTCACATGCTTCGTCTTTTGCTCGAATCATGGAGGGTGGTTATGCCAGGCGACTATTGCaggcaattaattatttttatattctaactatattttttatagCATTTATATCCAAACATTATAAGTTGATTGTgcattttcaaaatataatccatTGTTATTGTCTATGGTCATATTGTATTATTGTCATCTCATTTAAGCACTTATATTGACCGTCTTCATCagaataattttgttaatttgtttTTGTCACTAACTTGATTTCTTCATGATATTATAATGGCTGATTTTTCTTTACTCATGGTGGTGAATTTTCAATCTTCCTCCATGGTTTATTCTTAGCAATACATTCCTCAATTTATTTCAGGTTGGTATAAGATCAATAACAACAGAAGGGCGCGAACAAGGCAACAAATTCGGGGTTGAGCAATATGAAATGCGAACATTTTCAAGAGATCGTGAATATTTAGAAAACCTggtctctccctctctctctctctctctctccacctttatttctcttatttcttTTCCCCTTAAGACTTTACACACATACACGCACAACTATACACCATATTTCATGCAGTGTTTCTAGATCTTAttgtaattttgatgcaattgCAAAGACATATACTTTGGTACCTTACAATGATTACTACTGTTGATTGAATGAACTTCTTTGGATTtctgtttcaaatggatgtttcCGAATTCCAAGCTGCAAAATGATATTATTCATCAAAAACTGTACAAGATATTTTGcaatttggtgttccttggttTTAAAACAGAGATTTTCATTTTGCAGAAACTTGGTGAAGGTGTGAAAGGTGTATATGTCTCAATAGATGTGGATTGTCTTGATCCTGCTTTTGCTCCTGGAGTGTCTCACATCGAACCGGGAGGTCTCTCTTTCCGCGATGTTCTCAACATCCTACACAACCTTCAAGGCGACATTGTTGCCGCAGACGTGGTTGAATTCAATCCGCAACGTGATACAGTTGACGGTATGACTGCCATGGTAGCCGCAAAGTTGGTGAGAGAACTGACTGCCAAGATTGCAAAATGATTAAATCTTCAATGCAATCCTCATTCCTTTAAATAGCTTCTAAGAGTGACATTGAATTTTTGGTTAGTTTCATTGAAATCATTCATAAAAGGGTTTACATGTCCTTTTACATGTCCTTGTGCTTTAACTATGAAAAAATGTGTGCAGCACACAAAACATGTAGTTAGTTCTGTGCAGAACATGTATGTAATAAGTAGATTGCTACTTCTTTATTGTTAGCATATTTCAAACATATTTATATTTCTGAGTTTAAATGTTTGAAAAACTATAGAATATCAATGTTGTGAGACCTTATGTTTCTGTAGTCAATCTTAAATGAAGAAGCTTCTTAAGTTAAAGTGGACAAGTTAATTCCTGAAACATTTTCAAATGTGCAAATTAATTATGTTAACAATGTTTCCGTCGATTAACAAGAATTAGTTCAAAGTGCTAAAATAAGCATATTGGTATGTTGCATTTTTCTTCTTACATTTTTGCCTCTACAATGAGATGGCTTTAGAGGTATTTTTACCCCCATTTTTCTTggtcatatttttatttataagaaAGAAACTAGTAAACAAATGCTGAAGTCTCATGGCACATTGCTATATTTTTTTGCCTGACTAACTCGCATGCTATTCAaccaataacttaaaaaaaatatgttactCTAATCTCAACCTAAATAACAACTTCCTCATTGTTTGCTTCTCTTTTCTCCCATGCTGTTTCCTTATATTTTCTAGCAGATATAATATATACAATCAAGTTAATAGATGTGAAAAAAGCACACATGAAGAAAAACATGTCCAAATGACCCTCATTTAGATTTGGTGAAATCCAACCAGGTTGTCCATGTTCTGAAGTAATCTTCATTACTATTGTCAAAACAATGTTGACAACATTACTACCAACTGCCGAAGAAGGCATCAACAACCCTATCCCTATACTTTGAAATCCATCAAGTGTTTGTGATGAGAAAAACTCCATTTGTGCAACATATACAAAATCCTATGCGACTCCAATGGGCACATATTGCGGTGTTTGCCAAAATATACTCAAAGAACTTGTCCCTTCACTATTGTTTTGACTAGCAAGTTCAAGTCTCTTTCTCTCAACAAAGCTAACAACCATCTACTATTGCAATGTCTAAGCCAATGCCAATTCTTTTTAACTTGCTAAGATGTTTTGGATCTCTTTTCATCAATTTCACGGATAATGGTACTATGAGAGTGTCAAACAGCAAAATAAACATTTTCGTACTTCTCGAATGCGGTCATGTTAGCCGGAGggatttaaaaattcagaaacgTTCTGTCCATCGTAGCGCCTTGGTCGACAAACAAAGAAGCTCTGATTCTCATTGATTCTCCTGTTAACAGTCGACCTGAGTTATCCCGAATCACTACTGTAGTTGCTCCCTCCACCGTCGATAGTCTATACGCAGCATCTACGTTGGCCTTCAGCCAGTTCTCCGGTGGAGGTCTCCAGTAATACTCCTATTCTGGTTTTGTCTGAGCTGCtcattttttttggtttcccacggtatcccccaacccggcaggttaaggactaatccgtcgcggtactgagctccatttaagggtttgccgctggccaatgagttgctgcatacacaaggcgggattcgaacccctgacacttgcttaagcggactagtgagctaaccactagaccaacccaacttgattTTGAGCTGCTCCTTTATTTGCATTGCTTCTCTGATTTCTAATTCTAGGATTTTAGCTCTGATGATGGTAGCACTAGGATTGGGCTTAGTGTTTTGAAATATATCAAGATATTTTTGGTACATTGATGACCCATGATAAAGtttatcaaaaatatttagttgggtctttggcccaAATTAATTCTCCAAAAATGGTACGTTTCTACTTTCTACAACGTTAGTCGTTACTCGTTCCCAATCTTGTTAAGCTTGGTCCGCTTCCTCTGTGCCAGTAATCAGTAGAACCAGAAGCAGACAAGCAGTGCCAATGGCTTCTCCATCGGCATTTTCGCGCCTTAACCTTCTCCTCCCAAAACCTTCTCTTTTTGCCGCCAATTTCCGCAGAACCCAATTCCAATTCTTCCCCACTCTTTCTTCCCGAAccatcttctcctcctcctcctccctaacATGCTCTTCTTATTCTAATTCTTCCATAAAGGAGCTCCAAAACCCAACCCCAAAACGCGACAACCACTTTGTCGTTTTGGGCATTGAAACCAGCTGCGACGATACTGCCGCCGCCGTTGtatgtatttttctctctttctttttgttAAATATGTTCTCCGCCTTAAAAAGTTtactactttttattttatttttggcccctcaagttattattattattattattattttttgaagtgTTTCAAGAGTAAATAAAAGATACGTGtggttaagataaaaaaaaaaagattttttttaaaaaaaaatgtattatttatcctttttgtaatattttaaatGACCACTTGAACCACTATAACTAATTTGAGGTACCCTGGCCAAAAAATGGTATGCTTTATTTTGGTGATGAAGATTAATGTTTGAACTATTATGGTTGTTGTTGAAATATATGCCTGCCCTTGAACGAAATTTGATGCCATCATAATACAACGAGATCAATATAAAGCTAGTGCTGATTATAAGGATTAAATTAACCTTCTTTTTATTTGTTGATTTCTGATTATTTTTATATTGCCATTCTTATGGTTTGTGTGGTTTCAGGTGAGAAGCAACGGTGAAATTCTGAGTCAAGTGGTGTCTTCTCAGGTATTGTCTTGTCTTCCAATAAACTTTTATGCATTCTCAAACCAACGTTTTATACCTGCTTTACATCTGGTTAACAAATTCTATTTTGTGGTTAAGTTAATGCCAATTTGCATTAATCACATAATTTACATCAGTATATTATTCATGGAATTTACTTGATTGACAAGAACATTGTGCAGTGTTAAATGTTAACCACTTGTGTCATGATTAGCAGTTAACATTAGGTGATAATatctcattttattattttttgttaaaaatttctgCTCTTCACTTATTAGCTTTAACAAACTTATCTTTCTCTctaactatttgaattttcaTAGTTAAGGCAGATCTGCTAGCGAAATATGGAGGTGTCGCTCCAAAAATGGCAGAAGAGGCTCACTCGCAGGTTATTGACCAGGTACAGGAACGGAACTTGATTTACTATGAATGGTTCACTTAGTGATTGATCTGGAATTGACATAGACAAAATCTTTTTGCTTATTTATTATAGGTTGTGCAAGAAGCTCTTGATAAAGCTTACATGACTGAGAAGGATCTTACTGCAGTTGCTGTTACTATTGGTCCTGGTTTAAGTCTTTGCCTTCGTGGTAATAcattatatttaatttcaatgtattTCATTATATATGCCATGGAATGGCTTCTATGTATTAAGCAACGTACTGCCTGGTTAGTGTTATGTTAAGTTTCACTTTTCTGGCTAGTGCTTCCATGGAATGCTCAACAATTCTTCTTACACTATGTAGTTGGAGTGCAGAAGGCTCGACAAATTGCTGGGTCCTTTAAGTTACCAATTATTGGCATACATCACATGGAAGCACATGCTCTAGTAGCCAGGTACATATATAATAGCTTTTTAATGAATATGTATTTTCTGCAAAAGTAATTCAGAGGCATGCTTGCAATATCTGGGATGGCAACTAACTATCTGTATGTTCATGTTGTTTTGGCTTCTGAATTTGATTGCACGTTTGTAATATCCCATAGAATATTTTTGTCTTTCTTTGTGAGGCATACATATCGTTTTGTTTCAGGTTAACCGAGAAAGATTTACAGTTTCCTTTCATAGCCCTACTAATATCAGGTAATATTAAGTTGTTCCTGTTCTGAGTTCTCTTTTTCATTTATTGATAAATGATGGTTTTCTTCCATACAGTTGatctaatttcatttttcttctctgGGTGATGGAAACACTCTTTGGGCAGTGATGTAAAACTTATATAGTTATATTGGGTTTTCACTGAAGTACCCAACAGCTTAATGATGTGAAAAGTTTACTATTTTGACTTAGCTAGAGTACAAGCTCATGCTAAAAATGTTCTTATTCCCTTTTGTGGTGATTTTTGTTGGCTATTGGAACCTTTCTCCTTAATTATTGTTTCGTATTATCTTTGTCCATAACTTGTCCTGTAGAGGATATGTATAGTTTTCATATTTAACTTCCATTCTTCTCTCAACAATTTGTGTTCCTCCATTGCCCTCCCAAACAAGCACCAAAATTTTGTTTACATAATTGTACATTCAAGTcaaatgtttgaatttttgcttatttttataAATGTAGATGGTCCTTGTATAGATTCTTTAATTGGAACATTTCAATGCATTGCAAACATATGATTTGATGTCGTCAGTGCTGACTATTACATGTGACTATCTTCTCTGATGATGATGGCATATACTGTTTTGTAGGGGGACATAATCTACTCATTCTAGCTCGTGATCTTGGGCAATATGTACAACTTGGAACAACAATAGATGATGCAATTGGTGAAGCATATGACAAGACAGCCAAATGGCTTGGACTTGATTTGAGGAGAAGTGGTGGTCCTGCTATAGAGGAGCTTGCTAAGGAGGGGAATGCCAAATCAGTAAACTTTTCAGTAAGTATTCTTAGAATATTATATTCCACCCTTCTTGGTTTTCCCATCTGACATGACTCTGGTGGTTGTTATGCTTCTAGTGGAGATTTTAAGTTCACTCCTATTTTTATTTTAGGTTCCAATGAAGCAGCACAAAGATTGCAACTTCTCCTATGCTGGTCTAAAAACCCAAGTAAGGTTGGCAATCGAATCCAAAAAGATGTACGTAAGTATTTTCTGCtgtttctattatattttttattttataaaaattacagGGGGAGCTAGGTCATAACTCATAAACCTAGTAGAAGCTGGATAATCTATCCTTTATATCATTGCATGTGCTCTGTTATATTTGTTTACCATACTATATAAAAGATTTCTGCTTTGAAGTTGAGTAAGTGACTGGTTTCTGATGTGCTTCTTTTATAGCTTTACTTTTGTTTGGCTTTGCTCATGTAAGGAGGATCTCCTGTTCTCCCGTATACTTGTGTATTTCCTCTCTGGCTGGCTGATATTCTTCttttatcaataaataaaagactGATTTCCACATTCTGTTAGTGTTAGCTTCATGTAGTCAGATAATAAAAGAAAGATATTGCATGTTGCAAAAGCATTTTTGTGTAGTAGTGATAAATTATGCAAACATCTTTAAATTTATTGTTATGTACATATGAGGATATAGGCTATGGGCTTTTTTGCAGTGATGCCAAGATCCCTATTTCTTCTGCAAGTAAAGAAGATCGATTGGCCCGGGCTGATATTGCTGCTGCTTTTCAGGTTGGTTATGTTTTTGTAGGTTTTGTACATTATGGCATGCGAGACCTGTCTTTCGTATCAGGTCTAGATAATGAGAAATTACTGCATCTGCTCTGTCTTGATCATCTTTAATTTGTGTCTAATTGATGTCTTATTTCTACATGTGGTCAGCGAATTGCAGTGTTACATCTTGAGGAAAGGTGTGAACGTGCGATCCAGTGGGGATTGAAGATGGAGCCTTCTATAAGACACCTGGTAGTTTGAAGTCTGAGTAGTTTCTTTCTTTCAAATAACATCAATCCttccttttctatttattttacatCGGAAAATCTAAATGACTTTATATTTTATGCCATCTATTGCAGATTATCTCTGGTGGCGTTGCATCAAATTATTATGTTCGATCTCGGCTTGATATGGTTGTGAAGAAGAATGGCTTGCAACTTGTATGCCCTCCTCCCCGGCTTTGTACTGACAATGGTAATAATATAGTTTTTTAGTTGCTATTAGTAGCAAGTAGTCAAAGTTCTCAAAAAAGCAAATTAGGTTGTTATCTTTTGTTGATGCATGAAAGAtagcttttatttatttattttaagctttttgttgaaCTGGATAGGTGTAATGGTAGCTTGGACTGGCATTGAGCACTTCCGCATGGGAAGATATGACCCTCCTCCACCTGCAGAAGAACCTGAAAACTTTGTGGTGTGTTTTCTTATCTAAACAATTTGCTTTCCTATCATGACTCAATGGATTTGGATGCTATGATTCATTTAGGGGAAAAGATTATAGTTAATGGTATTTTACAGAATCAATATGATCGATTATTGTAGCCCAGCTCATAGAAAATGTTGAATTCATTTCTGAGTGATCTGTTTTATATGCTCTCATGGATTACAAACTTGAGTTGCTTTTGCTGCCGTTGTCTTATTATATTCCGTATTCAATTCATTCTTTGTCCTACTAAGCAAATGTGAGGATCTAGGCTGTTTTTAAATGAACCTCCTAGATGTTGACGAGGTAATAGTAAAAAGTTAACATTTAGTGTCAGAATTTTCATCTGTTGCTTCATGTTATGCTTGTTTCCTCAATCACTGATTCTTTCAACTGTGATTCATTTCAGTATGATTTGCGGCCGAGGTGGCCGCTGGGGGAAGAATATGCCGAAGGAAGAAGTGATGCACGCTCAATAAGAAGGGCTCGCCTTCATCCATCTCTTACGTCCATAATTCAAGCATCATCACAGCAGTGACATTGCATGCACTTCCATGTTGCTTCAGCCTCTTCATGAAGCTCTGCTGCACTATTTTTGATGGGCTGAAATGTACTAAAACACAATGTGTCAAGTCTGATGCTTTTCTTGGGACACTAGCAATTAGCATCATACCAGTGTCCCAAGAAAATTCAGCTAAGCAATGTCATCATAGGGTAAAAAAAGGTGGGTGAAAGTGAAAATTGAAAAGAGAggttattatattaaattagagtGATGTTATcactattcttaattttttttaagaaaaaagatttATAGCTTGAATTCTTAAGGCAATTTGTAAATGTTGTAGCACAAAATGTTTTGTAATTATTCTATCCACCAAGCTGTGGTGGCACTTGTCTTTTTTCTGCATAATCTTCAGATATATATTGTATGTTTTTCACATTTCTCATTTTTTAGTTTCGTTGTTTATATGTCGAGAAAAATTTGAGGGCCAACAATTTTAGTTTATATGGGCCAAGTGGCCAGCAGTCTAACGCTTTTCGTCCATTAGTGAAACTAGAAAGAGACTCGCGCTATGCGCGGGACAGTAAATTAACGattgtatataataaatattaaaaattgttatattttgtagaattaaattaaatatgtaaaaattaaagttaaatttaaaaggtattttatttaaaataatttgtaatacaaaagatttggatgttGGAATTGTACAAAGTGATatttttatttggtagtttaatttttgcatttgttttagttgatgaaCTTAGTCTTTTTATGTGGCgtttatcatcttttttttttattggttgttGTTAGAATTGTTGCTTTCTTCTTTCTATAATAGGTTCTTGGTAGGGGTGTGCATGGATCGGGTGAaatcgggtttgatgtgacccagacccgatccaaaatatataccgggcctatttattagacccgaatccggctctaaacccgatgaaacctatacactttcgggccacgattgtactgggtaaaaatcgggtgaaaaccgAACCGTCAACATTGCATTACTTTGATACCTTCTTACAATCTAGCatatgaaaatatccaaatttccaagactccaaccattatttgacatggtaaaattcacttagaaaaatataacaagaaccaactcttctctaaaattaaagcataaccataatcaatactaatattgtctaataacaccaaatatttaaatcaatacaaataacacaatattatgcattaatctaaaatcttatgcattttaaacataaaatattaacttatagtcttataataactaataacacaaaatattaaggtttacaatacttaaatttcacataaaaatagccatcatccatcactaataacacaaaatattaattgtgtatgatgaccgagccactgggccgacttcgggtgatcCGAGCCATggtccggacccgacccgaaataatgaccgagtctatttttaagacccttacccggccctaAACCTAGTGAAATCACACAAAaatagcccctaaagtgttctgGGGCAGGTCGGgccttcgggccgggccgggccatgcacacccctagttcTTGGAAAGTCATtttctttatgaattgttgagttgtatgcattttctattatgtttatttcatcttttgcatgtatgttcttcttctgaagacgtgtcttgaatttgtatgattttctttctccttaatctcttgatgggTATGTAATCTACATCTGATGATATTAGTGTTGGCGAAATTGGttcctataatcaatgaataatttaaattaaaaataaaaatgatgtctTGAATAAGTGATTTTTTTTGGAATATTACCTGTTTTATTTGTTAGAATGGGTGTTGAGGTTCGATGTTTTTGATTGGAACAAATGTCTTGGTAACAGTATATTGTTGACAATCTGTTTTGAGATTAAAATCATTTACTTTGGCTTCAAATTTAAGTATAAGGTTGCACAAATTTTTCAATTGGGGTGGCGTTTCAATATCATTATTTTTCTGGAGTGTCATTATATTTGAAGCAGTTGTAcccaacaattttttttcttcgtcatcaaatagtacaaaaattATTGTAGCACTTTGATCTGAAATAAATATTGGGTTAGTgactaataatttgatagatgggattatgaaaagtatatagagttaccttattgttggatattgtggtgtttgattacatgtgccacaaatgtagttgtctcctttttatctaatataatcatttctaaaCAAAGAGGTTCCTCTTTATTTGTGGTTGTTAATATTTTTCATAGACGAACCATGCAAATTTTGATAAACCAATTGTCTGTTTGTTTGGTAATATTGTCTAAAGAATGATACTCCATTGAGTAAGTTTAAGATGTTGTGcagttcgaaaataattttttgttaaatttgatgttatttgaaTGAATAGTATGCAATTTGAATAAgtgtaacgtaaaatttattatgattaataatatttatagaaattaattattggggattataaatttattgtattgtctataacggtaagatataataaatataggaatatggATTTATTGTCTTTGTAGATTataaatttgattagatattaattattggtattttttattattttgtatatttttttttgttgatttggaAATAATAGGTGATTTGACAAAAATTGAGtagttgattctaaaattttgccaagtaagCAACGTTATTGACATGGCATTAATAGGAGGAGAAACATGTCTTAAAAGTGATGGGGATAAATTTAttcatctacttttatatattaagaaaaagattttttccctctttttaaaatcttttgtaTAATAATTTTATGGGTTAGTTTGATCAATAAAACTATAGAAGTATATTACAAATCAATTTGAGTCGATCAAATTATCAGCTCATTCAGAGTATTTGGAGTTTGAATTTATATagagttaaatctcaatttggcCCTTAAAATTTGACCCGATACTTAGAATGACCCCCTCGTAATTTTGTTGGCCCCAACTAAAACCCCCAAATTTGCAATCGTAACTCCGGCTTGCCTCTGCGATCATCTCCATCACTGG is drawn from Arachis hypogaea cultivar Tifrunner chromosome 12, arahy.Tifrunner.gnm2.J5K5, whole genome shotgun sequence and contains these coding sequences:
- the LOC112728240 gene encoding arginase 1, mitochondrial translates to MFSTFFQPPLRPLVLGGDHSISYPVVRAVSEKLGGPVDILHLDAHPDIYHCFEGNKYSHASSFARIMEGGYARRLLQVGIRSITTEGREQGNKFGVEQYEMRTFSRDREYLENLKLGEGVKGVYVSIDVDCLDPAFAPGVSHIEPGGLSFRDVLNILHNLQGDIVAADVVEFNPQRDTVDGMTAMVAAKLVRELTAKIAK
- the LOC112728241 gene encoding probable tRNA N6-adenosine threonylcarbamoyltransferase, mitochondrial translates to MASPSAFSRLNLLLPKPSLFAANFRRTQFQFFPTLSSRTIFSSSSSLTCSSYSNSSIKELQNPTPKRDNHFVVLGIETSCDDTAAAVVRSNGEILSQVVSSQADLLAKYGGVAPKMAEEAHSQVIDQVVQEALDKAYMTEKDLTAVAVTIGPGLSLCLRVGVQKARQIAGSFKLPIIGIHHMEAHALVARLTEKDLQFPFIALLISGGHNLLILARDLGQYVQLGTTIDDAIGEAYDKTAKWLGLDLRRSGGPAIEELAKEGNAKSVNFSVPMKQHKDCNFSYAGLKTQVRLAIESKKIDAKIPISSASKEDRLARADIAAAFQRIAVLHLEERCERAIQWGLKMEPSIRHLIISGGVASNYYVRSRLDMVVKKNGLQLVCPPPRLCTDNGVMVAWTGIEHFRMGRYDPPPPAEEPENFVYDLRPRWPLGEEYAEGRSDARSIRRARLHPSLTSIIQASSQQ